The nucleotide window actaataactcttttatttttcatagatgggaaaaatcctcggcacctgaagAGCGGAGGCAGACTCTCCactctttggtggccttgcaccctgctctcCGTAGcatttattctaaaatcaatataaagcgcaaacaggaagtggtcaagattagacttttaattatatagaaggcaagtcaaccttaattaggcaaggcaagtttaattgggcaaggcaactttaatcaggcaaggcaactttaattaggcatcgcagctttagcatttccaaaccaaaggcaacacagatttagcatttccaaaccaaaggcaacacagctttagcatttccaaaccaaaggcaacacagttttagcatttccaaacctaaggcaacacagctttagcatttccaaactatattttcaaaccacattaagggaactgacaggtcagtaaaaccactcacagtttagtagacatgtgttcagtattattcacagctcagactgagagacatgaccctcgcgctcccccatcttgcagagactgactgaggcactcaacacttccgggttttatagtcccttcggaAGGGGTGTAGccttcaggagagaaaatctcaacattttataaacactaataacttttagccttcattgatgggaaaaatcctcttgtcctgcgcagcggagagggactctgagtaagatggccaaaaatcacagccgtaagtggcagcgtttttttctaaaatcaatatacagaacaacaggaagtggtcaagatcagacttttagtaatatagatgacaatcaggccatccacagtgtacagaaagaggataaagggaataacgcttagtgcaaaataaagtcgaaaaatctcagattaaatatagcctgagggtctccaatgaggtttatGGTAGATCAGGatgctctctaattggtgatatGATAAGAAACTGTCCCAAAATCAGGTCGTCTGCGTTTTCACACCTGAatatcttgcctgatgagagagggagaagagggagtgactgagctgagacttgtccttgattttgctggtggccttgcagaggctacatgaagtggagatggagtcaatggaaggaaggttggcttgtgtgatggtcttggctgcgtccacaattctctacaatttcttgtggtgttGCAAGGAGCTTTTccgaaaccaagctgtgatgcattctgagctCAGGACAGGAAGAGATAGGAGGAACTAATCCAAGTCACTAGAATGTAGACCATAGGGCATAAAACAGTCCAGCGCAGCagctgacccttcagcccacaacatctgtgccaaacatgatgccgggatgaactaatctcatctgcctgcacatgatccgtatcTCTCCACTCCCCACATATCAATGaggcaatctaaaagcctctcaaatgccactgtcatatctgccttcaccaccacccttggcagtgtattccaggcacccaccgctctaTTATACCGGGTGGcgccgtacgatggcagcctcgccaaaagTCTGTTTTCGTCCTTttattcttttgttgtttttagtctgttgttaaatgtatgttttgttgtatctttagttttatattatgtagggggtggggaaactttttttaatctctttcctagacggagatgcgacttcttccgtatcgtatctccgtccgcgctgcagcctaacatcgtggagctggcggttcctttgctggggatcgacttcgggaactccaaccgcgggagtctgcggacttaacatcatggagctcatgATTCCTTGTCAGGGATCGACGGGAGTTCCAACCGTGGGAGCTTCGACCTTCCCGATCACTGGAGCTTCGatcgctggctgcgggagcttcgatcgctccgATGCGAGATGCTTTGACTGCCCCGATCACGGAAGAAAAAGAATGAAGAAGATAATATGTTAATGCCTTCCATCACCgtgtgctgtggtggatgtttttgttaatttttatgtagatgtgtgttttgttgatttttaggtatgactgtatggcaaatcaaactctttgtatgtttttacatacatgGCTAATACATTAatcacaattacaattacaatctaCAGTGTATGTATAAACAAACTCGCCccacacatgtcctttaaactttgccccatctaccttaaagctatgccctccagtctttgacattttcacctagGAGTCAACTTTTGTTCTTTGATaatgggtggtacagtggcacagcggcacagctgatagacttgctacctcacagcgacaGGGACTCGGGTTCAATGGAGCCTTTTATCCAGAATAGGGGGATCAAGAATCagaggtttatggtgagaagggaaagatttaataggaatctgatgggcaatattttcacacaatggtgagtatatggaaccaaCTGCCAGAAGACATGCTTGAGGGTGATACTAGAGCTACATTTAATGGCATTTGGTCaggtaggaaagatttagatggatatgggccaaaagtaagCATGTTGATAGGGCatcgtggtcagcgtggacagttTGGGACAAGGAACCGGCTTCAATGCTGTACACAgtactctgcactctgtaccgTGCGAAATTCCCCTCTTAATCTAGAAAGCCTATGGCATACCTAATGTATTGTGGTTAACTTGCTTAAGAAACCGCGCACCCCGGCAAGGTGGGCGCTCCGCTgacggggtgagggggtgggagtgggttTAATTTTTTGTCGGGAGAGTGAGTGGCGAAGTTAGTGGACAGCGGGCAGCGGCTGTGGAGGAGTTCAGGTGTTGGTTCCTTGGGAAAGGCGGTGAATCACAGGCTGGGAATTTACTGGGTGGGATTGTTGGATGCGAACCTCGCCAATGTGCAGAGCGCAGGCTGGTGGGGAGCCTATGAATAATGAATGATGTGGGACAGAGTTTAGCAGCGGCTGAGATCCAGAGCGGGTCACTCTCCCGGCGAGGCGTGAACATGCAGTTTGCTCTCTTGGTGTTGGCGCTTGGCGGGGTGATTTGGGGCAGCGGGGCGCAGACTGGTTGCTCAGACTGCCAGCTCGCCTCTTGCCCGGCCGTGTTGTGCAGAGTGCCCGAACTGCTGGCTGAAGACGAGTGCGGCTGCTGTAAGCGCTGCTTGGGAGTACAGGGAGAGCGGTGCGGTGGCCAGGGGCTAAAGCACGGCCGCTGCGCCCCGGGATATGTGTGCCTGACCTCGGCGGACGGGccgaaggaggagggggaaagggagaaggaCGAGAAGGAGGAGAGCGAGGATGAAGAGGGAACCGGCGCCTGCGTTTGCAAGCACGACTACCCGGTGTGCGGCTCGGACACCAACACCTACCCCACCATCTGCGCCCTGCACTTGGCCAGCTGGGTATCAGTCCACCAACAGGAGGGCAAGATCCACAAAACACACGACGGCGAGTGCAAATACGGTAAGGGACTTGAGGGGGAAGAAGTGCCGTCcaaatggggggagagagagagagaggtcaagGAGGTGGCAAGGGACCGGAGGAAAGAAAAGGAACGAAAACAAAAAGAATGGAgaaggatggggaggaggggagagaagggaggcggAGAGGGGAGACTTGGAGATAGGACGCGGAGATGCAAGGGGAAGAAATGGGGGGTGCAAGAAGGAAACGGGGAACaaggaaagaggagggagaggctgAAAGAGGCAGGTGCCAAGTGGAGGAAACAGAACAAGGGAAATGCAAAGAGACGGACTGGTACCATTGCGTGGAATAGTTGAACAATTCGCGCTGCCCTGACCACttatccctctcacccctctttccccattccctgcctctccctctcccaccacccccgTTCTCCGTGTTTATACATCCATTTCTCTTCTCTCCCACActtttccccatctctctccctccacaacctttctctctccccccctctccttcaatTTACGGTGCCTTCCGTTATCCAACCGAGGGAGAAAGGGACGGAGCAACTGAGTGCGGAGacaaagggggaaggggggggggggggggggggggtggaacagaTGTAGAGACGGCAAGCAGAAGGATGGATGCAGCGAGAGGCGAGCATGCAAGCCCCAGAGATGGATGGACGGGCCAAACGCTAGAGTGAGACTTTCTCAGCCCCGCTCACTATCTGTCCGTGTCTGTACGCAATGTATCTCCTCCTCCGCCCGCGGTTCCACGCGGTTCTCTCCGCTTTGTCAGCAGTGCTGTGCCATGACGGGTAACTAAAGAACAGCGGGTTTCAAACAGCCGGCTGCCTGGGGTCTGGCGACACAGAGTGAGTCCCGGCCATGTCTACACTCCCCACTGTCCGAGCTGTCAGCTACAAGCTCCCTCGGGGCTGCTGCTTCACGCTTGTAATTCAGAGCACTGGGCTCTGGCAGATACCCCGTCTTTGCCCAAGTGTGTGTCAGTCCCGAGGAAGCGAGCGCTGCTGGACGCCGCGGGTCACTCCTGCTCTGGTCTCAGCGGGAGATGCCGCTTGTGT belongs to Leucoraja erinacea ecotype New England chromosome 1, Leri_hhj_1, whole genome shotgun sequence and includes:
- the LOC129701442 gene encoding LOW QUALITY PROTEIN: insulin-like growth factor-binding protein-like 1 (The sequence of the model RefSeq protein was modified relative to this genomic sequence to represent the inferred CDS: deleted 1 base in 1 codon) yields the protein MNDVGQSLAAAEIQSGSLSRRGVNMQFALLVLALGGVIWGSGAQTGCSDCQLASCPAVLCRVPELLAEDECGCCKRCLGVQGERCGGQGLKHGRCAPGYVCLTSADGPKEEGEREKDEKEESEDEEGTGACVCKHDYPVCGSDTNTYPTICALHLASWVSVHQQEGKIHKTHDGECKYAPVIILSPKPVLNVTGAQVYLVCEVKAVPTPIVTWRKVTESPKGVKLLEELPGDRVNVAVQVRGGPSKYESTGWVLINPLTKEDEGVYQCHASNILGEAQIEGTIKIMEKVMVTKDKIEEELEKKEN